A window from Oncorhynchus mykiss isolate Arlee chromosome 9, USDA_OmykA_1.1, whole genome shotgun sequence encodes these proteins:
- the LOC110532687 gene encoding proliferation-associated protein 2G4, with translation MSGDDEPQEQTIADDLVVTKYKMGAEIANQALKAVVEAARAGVTVVSLCETGDAFIMAETGKVFRKEKDLKKGIAFPTSVSVNNCVCHFSPLKSDPEITLKDGDLIKIDLGVHVDGFISNLAHSFVVGVTKDAPLTGRKADVIKAAHLCAEAALRLVKPGNQNSQVTEAWNKIAKSFKCSAIEGMLSHQLKQHVIDGEKTIIQNPTDLQRKDHEKAEFEVHEVYAVDVLISTGEGKAKDAGQRTTIYKRDPDKQYGLKMKTSRSFFSEVERRFDAMPFTLRAFEDEGKARLGVVECAKHELLQPFNVLHEKEGEFVAQFKFTVLLMANGPLRITTGLYEQELYKSEHEVEDADLKALLQSSASRKTQKKKKKKASKTVETETAPGQPAPEVKETEAAE, from the exons ATGTCTGGAGACGACGAGCCACAAGAGCAGACCATCGCGGATGACTTGGTCGTTACCAAGTACAAGATGGGGGCCGAGATTGCCAACC AGGCCCTGAAGGCTGTGGTGGAGGCTGCCAGGGCTGGGGTGACTGTGGTCAGCCTCTGTGAGACAGGAGATGCTTTCATCATGGCAGAAACTGGAAAGGTCTTCAGGAAGGAGAAGGATCTGAAGAAAG GCATTGCATTCCCAACCAGCGTATCAGTCAACAACTGCGTGTGCCACTTCTCTCCCCTGAAGAGTGACCCTGAGATCACACTGAAGGACGGGGACCTCATCAAAAT TGACCTGGGGGTGCACGTCGATGGCTTCATCTCAAACCTGGCTCACAGCTTTGTGGTGGGAGTGACCAAG GATGCTCCGTTGACAGGACGTAAGGCTGACGTTATTAAAGCAGCACACCTGTGTGCTGAGGCTGCCCTCAGACTGGTCAAGCCTGGAAACCAG aaCTCACAGGTCACAGAAGCCTGGAACAAGATTGCCAAGTCATTCAAATGCTCAGCCATAGAGG GGATGCTGTCCCATCAGTTGAAGCAGCATGTTATTGACGGAGAGAAAACCATCATTCAGAACCCCACGGACCTGCAGAG GAAGGACCACGAGAAGGCAGAGTTTGAGGTACACGAGGTGTATGCTGTGGATGTGCTCATCAGCACTGGAGAAGGCAAG GCGAAGGATGCAGGCCAGAGGACCACCATTTACAAGAGGGACCCAGACAAGCAGTATGGCCTGAAGATGAAGACATCCAGGAGTTTCTTCAGCGAGGTGGAGAGACGCTTCGATGCCATGCCTTTCACTCTCAG GGCGTTTGAGGATGAGGGCAAGGCAAGGCTGGGTGTGGTAGAGTGTGCCAAACATGAACTCCTGCAGCCCTTCAACGTTCTGCACGAGAAAGAAG GTGAGTTTGTGGCCCAGTTCAAGTTCACTGTTCTGCTGATGGCCAACGGACCCCTACGCATCACCACAGGGCTGTATGAGCAGGAGCTGTACAAGTCTGAACACGAAGTAGAGGACGCAGATCTCAAG GCCTTGCTCCAAAGCTCAGCGAGCCGCAAGacgcagaagaagaagaaaaagaag GCTTCAAAGACTGTGGAAACTGAAACGGCACCAGGACAGCCAGCGCCAGAGGTCAAAGAGACCGAAGCTGCAGAATAA